A genomic region of Vitis vinifera cultivar Pinot Noir 40024 chromosome 7, ASM3070453v1 contains the following coding sequences:
- the LOC100252691 gene encoding scarecrow-like protein 32, with the protein MMQFTETPPPPLHQITSFSNLPMNNNQIHRTRPWPGFPTSKALGSFGDANCMEQLLVHCANAIESNDATLAQQILWVLNNIAPPDGDSNQRLTCGFLRALIARAANSGTCKMFTAMANAHANLAINTHKFSVIELASFVDLTPWHRFGFAAANAAILEVVEGYSVIHIVDLSLTHCMQIPTLIDALANRPEGPPLVKLTVAGATEDVPPMLDLSYEELGSKLVNFARSRNVMLEFRVIPSTSSDGFSSLIDQLRVQHLVYAESGEALIVNCHMMLHYIPEETLSAIHSTNSSSYSVESSSPSYHRTMFLKALRTLNPTIVILVDEDADFTSNNLVCRLRSAFNYLWIPYDTMDTFLPRGSKQRQWYEADICWKIENVIAHEGPQRVERLEPKGRWVQRMRNANFRSIMFSEDTVSEVKHMLDEHAAGWGLKKEEEDLVLTWKGHNVVFATAWVPA; encoded by the coding sequence ATGATGCAATTCACTGAAACTCCACCACCTCCCTTGCATCAAATTACTTCATTCTCAAATCTTCCAATGAACAATAATCAAATTCATCGAACTCGTCCATGGCCTGGCTTCCCTACATCTAAGGCCCTTGGAAGCTTTGGTGATGCCAATTGCATGGAGCAGCTGCTAGTGCACTGCGCAAATGCAATCGAGAGCAATGATGCCACTCTAGCTCAACAGATCTTATGGGTTCTAAACAATATTGCTCCACCCGACGGTGACTCTAACCAGCGCCTCACTTGTGGCTTCCTTCGAGCTCTCATAGCTCGTGCTGCCAACAGTGGAACTTGCAAAATGTTCACCGCCATGGCAAATGCCCACGCCAATCTTGCTATCAATACCCACAAGTTTTCTGTCATCGAGCTCGCCAGCTTTGTCGACTTAACCCCATGGCACCGCTTCGGATTTGCAGCAGCTAATGCAGCCATACTTGAAGTTGTTGAAGGATACTCAGTCATCCACATTGTTGACCTAAGCTTGACCCACTGCATGCAAATTCCCACTCTGATCGATGCTTTAGCTAATCGCCCAGAGGGACCCCCACTTGTCAAGCTCACAGTAGCCGGTGCCACCGAAGATGTCCCGCCTATGCTCGATCTTTCGTATGAAGAATTGGGTTCGAAGTTAGTTAATTTCGCTAGGTCTAGAAATGTTATGTTGGAGTTTAGGGTGATCCCTTCAACTTCTTCAGATGGGTTCTCCTCCTTAATCGACCAACTTCGGGTGCAACATCTAGTCTATGCAGAAAGCGGCGAGGCCTTAATTGTGAACTGTCACATGATGCTTCATTACATACCAGAAGAGACCCTTTCTGCAATTCACAGCACAAATTCCTCATCTTACTCTGTAGAATCTTCATCTCCTTCCTACCACAGAACCATGTTTCTCAAAGCCCTTCGGACTTTAAACCCAACTATTGTTATTCTAGTAGATGAAGACGCGGATTTCACATCAAACAACTTGGTCTGCAGATTAAGGTCCGCTTTCAATTATCTATGGATACCTTATGACACTATGGACACATTTCTTCCGCGAGGGAGCAAGCAGAGGCAGTGGTATGAAGCTGATATTTGCTGGAAGATTGAGAATGTAATAGCACACGAGGGTCCCCAGAGGGTTGAGCGGCTGGAGCCGAAGGGCCGGTGGGTGCAGCGGATGAGAAATGCCAATTTCCGGAGCATTATGTTTAGTGAAGACACAGTTTCAGAAGTGAAGCACATGCTTGATGAGCATGCAGCTGGGTGGGGAttaaagaaggaagaagaagatctTGTTCTCACATGGAAAGGACACAATGTTGTATTTGCTACTGCATGGGTACCTGCTTAA